One Micromonospora craniellae genomic region harbors:
- a CDS encoding TRM11 family SAM-dependent methyltransferase: MSAVPEHTNREADGLSVWATAQSTGPVQRRGRYVPESVKHPARMLPAIAAHAIAAYTQPGDLVLDPMCGIGTTLVEAVHADRDAFGIEYEPQWSNIADANIRHAHDQGASGRASVIRGDATRLMSLVPKALTGQVALVVTSPPYGPTVHGLVRPTADGVVKYDDRYGEDKGNLAYRDLTGLADGFAQILRGCATLLRPGGAVVVTARPWRKRGELVDLPSAVIAAGLRAGLVPTERCVALLAAVRDGQLVARPSFFQLQQVRKARAGGMPMHLIAHEDVLIFAKQAPPQDGTGVVA; this comes from the coding sequence GTGAGCGCCGTGCCTGAGCACACGAACCGCGAGGCCGACGGCCTGTCGGTGTGGGCCACCGCCCAGTCGACCGGGCCCGTGCAGCGACGCGGCCGGTACGTGCCGGAATCGGTCAAGCACCCCGCCCGGATGCTTCCCGCGATCGCCGCCCACGCCATCGCCGCCTACACCCAGCCCGGTGACCTGGTCCTGGACCCGATGTGCGGCATCGGCACCACCCTGGTCGAGGCCGTCCACGCCGACCGCGACGCCTTCGGCATCGAGTACGAGCCGCAATGGTCGAACATCGCCGACGCCAACATCCGCCACGCCCACGACCAGGGCGCCAGCGGACGGGCATCGGTCATCCGCGGCGACGCGACCCGACTGATGTCCCTCGTCCCGAAGGCCCTCACCGGGCAGGTGGCGCTCGTGGTCACCTCGCCGCCGTACGGCCCGACCGTCCACGGCCTCGTCCGACCCACTGCCGATGGGGTCGTCAAGTACGACGACCGCTACGGCGAGGACAAGGGCAACCTCGCCTACCGCGACCTGACCGGCCTCGCCGACGGCTTCGCCCAGATCCTGCGCGGCTGCGCCACCCTGCTGCGACCCGGCGGCGCCGTCGTGGTCACCGCCAGGCCGTGGCGCAAGCGCGGCGAACTGGTCGACCTGCCCAGCGCCGTCATCGCCGCCGGCCTGCGCGCCGGACTCGTGCCGACCGAGCGGTGCGTCGCCCTCCTGGCCGCGGTCCGCGACGGGCAGCTCGTCGCCCGCCCGTCGTTCTTCCAACTCCAGCAAGTCCGCAAGGCCAGGGCCGGCGGCATGCCGATGCACCTCATCGCGCACGAGGACGTCCTGATCTTCGCCAAGCAGGCGCCGCCGCAGGACGGAACCGGGGTGGTCGCGTGA
- a CDS encoding DNA cytosine methyltransferase: MSIAHTTAPRIGSVCTGYGGLDMAVELVLGGRLAWYAETDRHAATVLAHHWPHVANLGDIRTVDWTRVEPVDVLTAGFPCQDISNAGKRAGITGEHSSVWNHVAAAVRVLRPRLLFVENVAALLRRGLDVVHADLAAIGYDTSWLCLRASDVGAAHRRDRLFLLATPTTTGGGADVADTVRP, translated from the coding sequence GTGAGCATTGCCCACACCACCGCCCCGCGCATCGGATCGGTCTGCACCGGATACGGCGGACTCGACATGGCCGTCGAACTGGTGCTCGGCGGCCGGCTCGCCTGGTACGCCGAGACCGACCGGCACGCCGCCACCGTCCTGGCCCACCACTGGCCGCACGTCGCCAACCTCGGCGACATCCGCACCGTCGACTGGACCCGCGTCGAACCTGTCGACGTGCTTACCGCCGGGTTTCCTTGTCAGGACATCAGCAACGCCGGAAAACGCGCCGGCATCACCGGCGAGCACTCCAGCGTCTGGAACCACGTCGCCGCCGCCGTTCGCGTCCTTCGACCGCGGCTGCTCTTCGTGGAGAACGTCGCCGCGCTCCTGCGGCGAGGACTCGACGTCGTTCACGCCGACCTGGCCGCGATCGGGTACGACACGAGCTGGCTATGCCTACGCGCATCCGATGTCGGCGCCGCCCACCGCAGAGACCGGCTGTTCCTGCTGGCCACCCCCACCACCACCGGAGGGGGTGCGGACGTTGCCGACACCGTGCGCCCGTGA
- a CDS encoding DNA-methyltransferase, with translation MTDATALEHYRYRRLGPVELYLGDARQVLAAMPDASVDSIVTSPPFWSLRDYGTGRWHGGDPACHHPLPAPRRVDGASCGLCGATWGDPQYGLEPTVNEYVDRLAAVFDEAMRVLDPAGTLWLNLGDSYTGGSRRAYDTRSGIAGTRQLPAVRNGSPLPAKNLIGVPWRVAFALQARGWFLRNAVIWSKTNPMPESVRDRLSTTYEMVFLLTKSHSYYFDLDPIRIPLARPEAADGTRIIGGAGKGRTGGIGATARRRGATAYGSGKYAAEQTGAEPRAGRGNLVPLGHAHTAAHPKGRNPGDVWRIATRPYRGSHVAPFPIDLPLRAIAAGCPPGGRVLDPFSGAGTTGLAALRLGRRYLGVDVRSEFHEETIIRLRPYLPDDTSREEGG, from the coding sequence ATGACTGATGCCACCGCGCTGGAGCACTACCGGTACCGGCGGCTCGGCCCGGTCGAGCTGTATCTCGGCGACGCCCGCCAGGTGCTCGCCGCGATGCCCGACGCCAGCGTCGACTCCATCGTCACCAGCCCGCCGTTCTGGTCGCTGCGCGACTACGGCACCGGCAGGTGGCACGGCGGCGACCCCGCCTGCCACCACCCGCTACCGGCGCCACGGCGGGTCGACGGGGCGTCCTGCGGCCTGTGCGGCGCGACGTGGGGCGACCCGCAGTACGGGCTCGAACCGACGGTGAACGAGTACGTCGACCGCCTCGCGGCCGTGTTCGACGAAGCCATGCGAGTACTCGACCCGGCCGGAACGCTGTGGCTCAACCTCGGCGACAGCTACACCGGCGGCAGCCGCCGCGCGTACGACACCCGCAGCGGCATCGCCGGCACCCGCCAGCTGCCCGCGGTCCGCAACGGCTCGCCGTTGCCGGCGAAGAACCTGATCGGCGTGCCCTGGAGGGTGGCGTTCGCGCTGCAGGCGCGCGGATGGTTCCTGCGCAACGCGGTCATCTGGTCGAAGACGAACCCGATGCCCGAGTCCGTGCGTGACCGCCTGTCCACCACCTACGAGATGGTGTTCCTGCTCACCAAGTCCCATTCCTACTACTTCGACCTCGACCCGATCCGAATACCGCTGGCTCGCCCGGAAGCCGCCGACGGCACCCGGATCATCGGCGGGGCAGGCAAGGGCCGCACGGGCGGGATCGGCGCCACCGCCCGCCGCCGGGGCGCCACCGCCTACGGCAGCGGCAAGTACGCAGCCGAGCAGACCGGCGCCGAGCCGCGAGCCGGTCGGGGCAACCTCGTCCCCCTCGGCCACGCCCACACCGCCGCCCACCCCAAGGGGCGAAACCCCGGGGATGTGTGGCGCATTGCGACCCGCCCCTACCGGGGGTCGCACGTGGCGCCGTTCCCGATCGACCTGCCGCTGCGGGCGATCGCGGCCGGCTGCCCGCCCGGCGGACGGGTTCTCGACCCGTTCTCCGGCGCCGGAACGACCGGACTCGCCGCGCTCCGCCTCGGTCGGCGCTACCTCGGCGTCGACGTGCGCTCCGAATTCCACGAAGAGACGATCATCCGGCTGCGCCCGTACCTGCCCGACGACACGTCGCGGGAGGAGGGCGGGTGA
- a CDS encoding adenine nucleotide alpha hydrolase family protein, whose protein sequence is MSAPTHRYLSLGAGVQSSTLLLLAAQGTIPGFGAAIFADTGWEPAAVYRHLNRLTGIAKQAGIEVVRVSTGDIRADALDPGHRFASMPLFTLGPNGERGMARRQCTGEYKIKPIKAEVRRRLGYPHPARVPAGVRAEMAIGISLDEIGRARDSDVAYMRNVHPLLDLGWRRTDCLRFLAGHGLADTPKSSCVGCPFHDDGFWLGLRERSPQEWADAVAFDRAIRNGSARANADGHPLRGQFFLHRQRVPLDKVVLRPRPQPADAPGCGPWTCPHDEPATAGPGRGEVA, encoded by the coding sequence GTGAGCGCGCCCACCCACCGCTACCTGTCCCTGGGCGCCGGCGTGCAGAGCTCCACGCTCCTGCTGCTCGCCGCCCAGGGCACGATCCCCGGGTTCGGCGCGGCGATCTTCGCCGACACCGGCTGGGAGCCGGCAGCAGTCTACCGGCACCTGAACCGCCTGACCGGCATCGCGAAACAAGCCGGCATCGAGGTCGTGCGCGTCAGCACCGGTGACATCCGGGCTGACGCGCTCGACCCAGGCCACAGGTTCGCCTCCATGCCCCTGTTCACCCTGGGACCCAACGGCGAGCGGGGCATGGCCCGCCGGCAGTGCACCGGCGAATACAAGATCAAACCGATCAAGGCGGAGGTGCGGCGCCGGCTGGGCTACCCGCACCCCGCGCGTGTCCCGGCCGGGGTCCGGGCGGAGATGGCGATCGGGATCAGCCTCGACGAGATCGGCCGGGCCCGGGACTCCGACGTCGCCTACATGCGCAACGTGCACCCGCTGCTCGACCTGGGCTGGCGACGCACCGACTGCCTGCGCTTTCTGGCCGGGCACGGCCTCGCCGACACCCCCAAGTCGTCGTGCGTGGGATGCCCGTTCCACGACGACGGCTTCTGGCTGGGCCTGCGCGAGCGCAGCCCGCAGGAGTGGGCGGACGCGGTCGCCTTCGACCGCGCCATCCGCAACGGCTCCGCGCGGGCCAACGCCGACGGGCACCCGCTGCGCGGCCAGTTCTTCCTGCACCGGCAGCGGGTGCCGCTCGACAAGGTGGTCCTGCGCCCGCGACCACAGCCGGCGGATGCCCCTGGTTGTGGTCCGTGGACCTGCCCCCACGACGAGCCGGCGACAGCCGGCCCCGGACGCGGGGAGGTGGCGTGA
- a CDS encoding XF1762 family protein yields the protein MSLRTVPVTFAQACAFVQDWHRHHRPPRGHKFSIGAARQDNVLVGVAVVGRPIARMLDDGLTLEATRVATDGTRNANSLLYAAAWQATRALGYRRLVTYTQHGESGASLRAAGWRVVATRPPAPGWSRPSRPRADHGTAHIGRQRWHAPN from the coding sequence GTGAGCCTGCGGACCGTGCCCGTCACCTTCGCGCAAGCATGCGCGTTCGTGCAGGACTGGCACCGACATCACCGGCCGCCACGCGGCCACAAATTCAGCATCGGAGCAGCCCGCCAGGACAACGTCCTGGTCGGCGTCGCCGTCGTCGGCCGCCCCATCGCGCGGATGCTCGACGACGGCCTGACCCTCGAGGCGACCAGGGTCGCCACCGACGGCACCCGCAACGCCAACTCGCTGCTCTACGCCGCAGCCTGGCAGGCGACCCGAGCCCTCGGCTACCGACGCCTGGTCACTTACACCCAGCACGGCGAATCCGGAGCCAGCCTCCGAGCGGCCGGGTGGCGCGTCGTCGCCACCCGGCCGCCCGCACCCGGCTGGTCACGCCCCAGCCGCCCCCGCGCCGATCACGGCACCGCGCACATCGGCCGCCAGCGGTGGCACGCCCCGAACTGA